From Candidatus Angelobacter sp., the proteins below share one genomic window:
- a CDS encoding WYL domain-containing protein produces the protein MLRIHQAVQSGGYPNATALAGELEVSTKSIYRDIEFMRDRLELPVEFDSVRNGFHYTEEVSGFPTLQITEGELFALLVAEKALQQYRGTTFEKPLVSAFKKMAASLPDTVSLNLADWEQTISFRTSAEPVLDLKIFDTLAKATANRKQLELTYRKPGRKETEPRVVDPYHLANINGEWFLFAYCHLRKDIRTFVPARILEATVTGKSFVRPQKFSLEKRLRDSFGVVTGGDEFDVVVRFDELAADYIREKRWHPSQRLVELEDGGVELRLRLSSLAEIQRWILSWGGRAVAVAPRELAESVTSAARAIVERAERA, from the coding sequence ATGCTGCGGATTCACCAGGCGGTTCAGTCCGGCGGATATCCCAACGCCACTGCTCTCGCGGGTGAACTTGAAGTCAGCACCAAATCGATTTATCGCGACATCGAGTTCATGCGTGACCGCCTGGAGTTGCCGGTTGAATTCGACAGCGTGCGGAATGGGTTCCATTACACGGAGGAGGTCAGCGGCTTTCCCACCCTTCAGATCACCGAGGGGGAACTTTTCGCCTTGCTCGTCGCTGAAAAGGCCTTGCAGCAGTATCGCGGCACGACCTTCGAGAAGCCGCTCGTCAGCGCCTTCAAGAAAATGGCCGCGTCCCTGCCTGACACGGTGTCGTTGAACCTTGCCGACTGGGAGCAGACGATTTCCTTCCGCACAAGCGCGGAGCCGGTCTTGGACTTGAAAATCTTCGATACTCTTGCCAAGGCGACAGCCAATCGCAAACAACTCGAGCTGACCTACCGCAAGCCCGGGCGAAAGGAAACCGAGCCGCGCGTGGTTGACCCGTATCACCTGGCCAATATCAATGGCGAGTGGTTTCTTTTCGCCTACTGCCATCTGCGAAAGGACATCCGCACGTTTGTTCCGGCTCGGATTCTGGAGGCCACCGTCACCGGCAAGTCGTTCGTCCGTCCGCAGAAGTTTTCGTTGGAGAAGCGGTTGCGCGACAGTTTCGGAGTTGTCACCGGCGGTGATGAGTTTGACGTCGTGGTCCGTTTCGACGAACTGGCTGCCGATTACATCCGCGAAAAGCGGTGGCATCCTTCCCAACGGTTGGTCGAGTTGGAGGACGGCGGCGTTGAGTTGCGTTTGAGGCTTTCCAGTCTCGCGGAAATTCAACGGTGGATTCTGAGTTGGGGCGGCCGTGCCGTCGCGGTGGCTCCACGCGAACTGGCGGAGTCGGTCACCAGCGCCGCGCGCGCAATTGTCGAGCGCGCGGAGCGGGCCTGA
- the rho gene encoding transcription termination factor Rho, with protein MSNKPNGTPDYGSGYLEISEKGFGFLRSSDNHFQPKPTDIFVTPDTIKKNFLREGSQVAGPLQPPHRGTSPQLREVEKVNGMAFSEYTKAVRFENLTTIDPTEKFQLETAPDLVETRIIDLVTPLGKGTRGLIVAPPRTGKTTILKQIANAVTANHPEVHAMVLLIDERPEEVTDFQRSVKAEVVASSNDQDLETHVRLSRFMIERCRRMVESGKDVFVLLDSLTRVARAYNSVHGGSGRTMTGGVDARALEIPRKMFASARKIEGGGSLTILATALVDTGSRMDELIFQEFKGTGNMELILDRKLSDRRLFPAIDIPKSGTRKEEKLFPPKHIEAIRKLRRTMVDLNPVEAMETLIAALKKHKTNEELLAKLDKSS; from the coding sequence ATGAGCAACAAGCCTAATGGCACACCGGACTACGGTTCCGGTTATTTGGAAATATCGGAGAAGGGCTTCGGTTTCCTCCGTTCCTCGGACAACCACTTTCAACCCAAACCGACAGACATTTTCGTCACGCCGGACACGATCAAGAAAAACTTCCTGCGCGAAGGTTCGCAGGTCGCCGGTCCGCTTCAACCGCCGCATCGGGGAACCAGCCCGCAACTGCGCGAAGTGGAAAAAGTCAATGGCATGGCGTTTTCCGAATATACCAAGGCCGTGCGGTTCGAGAACCTGACGACCATTGATCCGACGGAAAAGTTCCAGCTCGAAACGGCGCCTGATCTGGTTGAAACCCGCATTATTGACCTGGTCACACCCCTCGGCAAAGGCACGCGCGGATTGATCGTGGCGCCACCGCGGACGGGCAAGACGACCATTCTCAAACAGATCGCGAATGCCGTCACCGCGAACCATCCGGAGGTACACGCAATGGTGCTGCTCATCGATGAGCGGCCGGAGGAGGTCACGGATTTCCAGCGCTCGGTCAAAGCCGAGGTCGTGGCGTCATCGAACGACCAGGATCTGGAAACACACGTGCGCCTGTCGCGGTTCATGATCGAACGCTGCCGTCGCATGGTGGAGTCGGGCAAGGACGTGTTTGTGCTGCTGGATTCGCTCACTCGCGTGGCGCGCGCCTATAACAGCGTGCACGGCGGGAGCGGCCGCACGATGACCGGCGGCGTTGACGCTCGCGCCCTGGAAATTCCCCGGAAAATGTTCGCGTCGGCGCGCAAGATTGAAGGCGGCGGATCGCTGACCATCCTGGCAACGGCCCTCGTGGATACAGGCTCTCGCATGGACGAACTGATTTTTCAAGAGTTCAAAGGAACCGGCAACATGGAATTGATCCTCGATCGCAAGCTTTCCGACCGCCGGCTGTTTCCGGCCATTGACATTCCCAAAAGCGGCACGCGCAAGGAGGAAAAGCTTTTTCCACCGAAACATATCGAGGCCATTCGTAAACTGCGTCGAACGATGGTGGACTTGAATCCCGTGGAAGCGATGGAGACGCTCATCGCCGCGCTGAAAAAGCACAAGACGAATGAGGAACTGCTGGCGAAACTCGACAAAAGTTCCTGA